The following are encoded together in the Bacillus sp. V2I10 genome:
- a CDS encoding aldehyde dehydrogenase family protein: protein MTETQTSLLNQKNFHLYINGEQIHTVDHIPVYHKYTGEVIASISKSEKQHVNQAVSAAEKIFKSDKLTAYQRSNILSKAADLMEQRREDFEISLVREVGKTRKDASGELDRTINTIRLSAEEAKRIAGEMIPLQATEGSDKRLGFTIRVPKGVIGVITPFNYPLLLGIHKIAPALAAGNTIVIKPATSTPLATFQLVELLEEAGLPKGYVNIITGAGSEVGEWLLEDERIAMYTFTGSGEVGKHIKERSGLRPVALELGNNSPNIVHHDADLNLAAKLTASRSFHNAGQACIAVQRLYVHQSVLKEFTENYLSHVQQLIVGDPEKTETDVGPMISEKDAIRSEEWVREAIEQGAKSLLPLKREGAVLYPVVLVDTNPAMKVVCKEVFAPIVCIIPYQDIEEAFHSANQSEYGLQAGIFTRDLQLAMRAAKVLEYGGVIINDVSTYRNDVMPYGGVKNSGLGKEGPHYAIQEMTDERMVVMNL from the coding sequence ATGACTGAGACACAAACTTCCCTGCTGAATCAAAAAAACTTCCATTTATACATTAATGGAGAACAAATTCACACTGTCGATCATATTCCTGTCTACCATAAGTACACAGGTGAAGTGATTGCATCAATCTCTAAATCGGAAAAACAACATGTGAATCAAGCTGTGAGTGCAGCTGAAAAAATCTTTAAATCAGACAAATTAACTGCCTATCAACGATCTAATATTCTATCAAAAGCAGCAGACTTAATGGAACAAAGACGGGAGGATTTTGAGATTTCATTAGTAAGAGAGGTTGGAAAAACACGCAAAGATGCATCAGGGGAACTGGATCGCACGATTAACACGATTCGTTTGTCTGCTGAAGAAGCTAAACGAATAGCAGGAGAAATGATTCCTCTTCAGGCGACGGAAGGTTCAGATAAACGTCTGGGATTTACCATTCGTGTTCCTAAAGGGGTCATAGGAGTGATTACCCCATTCAATTATCCTTTATTATTGGGCATCCATAAAATAGCGCCCGCTCTTGCGGCTGGAAACACCATTGTAATTAAGCCTGCAACTTCAACTCCTCTTGCAACCTTTCAGTTAGTAGAACTCTTAGAAGAGGCAGGTCTTCCTAAGGGATATGTGAACATCATAACCGGAGCAGGAAGTGAAGTGGGTGAATGGCTATTGGAAGATGAACGAATTGCCATGTATACGTTCACGGGTTCTGGTGAAGTAGGCAAGCATATTAAAGAACGAAGCGGACTGAGGCCTGTAGCGCTTGAACTGGGAAACAATTCTCCAAATATTGTTCATCATGATGCAGATCTCAATCTTGCTGCAAAACTGACAGCCAGCCGGAGTTTTCATAATGCTGGACAGGCCTGTATAGCTGTACAGCGCTTATATGTCCATCAATCGGTATTAAAAGAGTTTACGGAAAACTACTTATCGCATGTTCAGCAGCTGATAGTCGGCGATCCTGAAAAAACAGAAACAGATGTGGGCCCGATGATCAGTGAGAAAGATGCTATTCGATCAGAGGAATGGGTGAGAGAAGCCATAGAACAAGGAGCCAAATCTTTGCTTCCATTAAAGAGGGAAGGGGCGGTCTTATATCCAGTGGTACTTGTTGACACAAATCCTGCCATGAAGGTGGTGTGTAAAGAAGTCTTTGCCCCGATCGTTTGTATCATCCCTTATCAAGATATTGAAGAGGCATTTCATTCGGCTAATCAATCAGAATATGGTTTACAGGCAGGAATTTTCACACGTGATTTGCAGCTGGCTATGAGGGCGGCAAAAGTGCTGGAATACGGTGGAGTCATTATTAATGATGTATCCACTTATCGTAATGACGTTATGCCTTATGGGGGAGTGAAAAACAGTGGCCTTGGGAAGGAAGGGCCGCACTATGCGATTCAAGAAATGACAGATGAACGAATGGTGGTGATGAACCTGTGA
- a CDS encoding SDR family NAD(P)-dependent oxidoreductase, translated as MTARLLEGKTAIITGAGSGMGKAAAKLFAAQGANVVLSDINKDAADQTAKEIERTGHVKTVHTDVGDDESVQNLVKEAFNEFEDIDVLINCAGVPQFFTPIEEMSLGEWDKIMSVNLKSIFLTTRHLVPIMKRKEKGSIINIASIAGIRARPGLNAYCASKGAAIMLTRALALELAPFKIRVNAINPGPAETPMLERFLPGNSQKVEEDKKKIFLESVPLGTLIQPEDIAQAALYLASDLARAVTGEIMNVDGGRGV; from the coding sequence GTGACTGCACGATTGTTAGAAGGAAAAACAGCCATTATTACAGGTGCGGGCTCAGGTATGGGAAAAGCTGCAGCCAAATTGTTTGCAGCACAAGGGGCAAACGTGGTTCTATCTGACATAAATAAAGATGCAGCAGACCAGACGGCGAAAGAAATAGAACGCACAGGACACGTTAAAACGGTTCACACGGATGTAGGAGATGACGAAAGCGTCCAAAATCTTGTCAAAGAGGCATTTAATGAATTTGAAGATATAGATGTTCTGATTAATTGTGCTGGCGTTCCGCAATTCTTTACCCCGATAGAAGAAATGAGCTTAGGTGAATGGGATAAAATTATGTCGGTTAACTTGAAATCGATTTTTCTAACCACACGTCATCTTGTTCCAATTATGAAAAGAAAGGAAAAAGGATCGATTATAAACATTGCATCGATTGCAGGAATAAGAGCAAGGCCTGGATTAAATGCCTATTGTGCATCTAAAGGAGCAGCGATTATGTTAACCAGGGCATTGGCGCTAGAATTGGCTCCTTTTAAAATACGGGTCAATGCCATTAATCCAGGCCCTGCTGAAACACCAATGCTTGAGAGATTTTTACCGGGAAATTCCCAAAAAGTAGAAGAGGATAAAAAGAAAATTTTTCTTGAAAGTGTTCCTTTAGGTACGTTAATTCAGCCGGAGGATATTGCCCAAGCGGCACTATATCTTGCTTCTGATCTCGCCAGGGCTGTTACTGGGGAAATCATGAATGTTGATGGGGGAAGGGGAGTGTAA
- a CDS encoding energy-coupling factor transporter ATPase: MSKPFIQIDGISFEYTINNQKTVPVLQNVSFDVHPGEYVAIIGHNGSGKSTLSKHLNGILKPQLGDIYVDGLNTRDSGLLREIRQKVGMVFQHPDNQIVSTIVEDDVAFGLENIGVPASEMKARIDFALEAVGMSEFRKRPPHHLSGGQKQRVAIAGILAMKPDCIVLDEATSMLDTFGRRDILDVVRKLNNDGMTIITVTHHMSEVAEASRVIVIEKGQIVMDGAPREIFQQHELLHRLQLDVPVASQLARLIHKHDNEYEADLIHNDEIIQEVIRLSAKRGVYAG, encoded by the coding sequence ATGAGTAAACCATTCATCCAAATAGATGGAATTTCATTTGAATATACAATTAACAACCAAAAGACAGTTCCTGTTCTGCAGAACGTTTCCTTTGATGTACATCCGGGTGAATATGTGGCGATAATCGGACATAATGGCTCTGGAAAATCAACGCTGTCCAAACATCTTAACGGAATTCTAAAACCGCAGCTGGGCGATATTTATGTGGATGGTTTAAATACCAGAGATAGCGGACTGCTCCGTGAGATTCGTCAAAAAGTAGGGATGGTCTTTCAGCATCCCGATAACCAGATTGTCTCGACTATTGTTGAAGATGATGTAGCTTTTGGGCTGGAGAATATCGGAGTACCTGCTTCAGAAATGAAGGCAAGAATTGATTTCGCATTAGAAGCGGTTGGGATGAGTGAATTTCGGAAACGCCCTCCTCATCATCTCTCAGGAGGCCAAAAGCAGCGGGTTGCTATTGCAGGGATCCTTGCGATGAAGCCTGATTGCATTGTGCTGGATGAAGCAACCAGTATGCTTGACACGTTTGGAAGAAGAGATATTCTGGATGTCGTCCGCAAGCTTAATAACGACGGAATGACGATCATTACTGTAACCCACCATATGTCAGAGGTAGCTGAAGCAAGCCGGGTTATTGTCATTGAAAAAGGTCAAATCGTAATGGATGGTGCACCAAGAGAAATTTTTCAGCAGCATGAACTGCTGCATCGATTGCAGCTGGATGTCCCTGTAGCCAGCCAATTAGCAAGGCTGATTCATAAACATGACAATGAATATGAGGCTGATTTGATTCATAATGACGAGATCATTCAAGAGGTCATCCGTTTATCAGCTAAAAGAGGGGTGTATGCAGGTTGA
- a CDS encoding energy-coupling factor transporter ATPase — MSEFPILEVKDLHHIYMEKTPLEHKALSGVSLRVDKGECIAIIGHTGSGKSTLIQHFNGLMRPQQGNVIVNGQHLSNPKLDVKALRRKVGLVFQNPEDQIFEKLIGDDIAYGPLKMGLPLKEVRDRVKWAMELVGLSFEDLKDRAAYALSGGQKRKVALAGVLALKPEILVLDEPTAGLDPRSRQELLEQIVQLNKKENMTVIFVSHNMEEVAYLANRIYVLAEGRNLIEGTPGNIFGNSEILAKHHIGAPQTVEILAQLKDRGYTVNLNAYEIEAAAKELVSVIQSNRR, encoded by the coding sequence TTGAGCGAATTTCCCATTCTTGAAGTGAAGGACTTACACCATATCTATATGGAAAAGACACCTCTTGAACACAAGGCCCTCTCTGGAGTAAGTTTACGTGTTGATAAGGGAGAATGTATAGCCATTATTGGACATACAGGGTCAGGTAAATCGACTTTAATTCAGCACTTTAATGGGCTGATGCGGCCCCAGCAGGGTAATGTGATAGTGAATGGCCAGCATTTATCTAATCCAAAGCTAGATGTAAAAGCGCTGCGGAGAAAGGTCGGCCTTGTGTTTCAGAATCCAGAGGATCAGATTTTTGAAAAATTGATCGGTGATGATATTGCTTATGGCCCATTAAAGATGGGACTTCCTTTAAAAGAAGTAAGAGACCGTGTGAAATGGGCAATGGAATTGGTTGGGCTTTCATTTGAAGATTTGAAAGACCGTGCTGCCTATGCCTTAAGCGGCGGCCAAAAAAGAAAAGTCGCTCTGGCCGGAGTGCTGGCTTTAAAGCCGGAAATTTTGGTATTGGACGAGCCGACAGCAGGCCTTGATCCGAGGTCAAGACAGGAACTTTTGGAGCAAATCGTTCAGTTGAACAAAAAGGAAAATATGACAGTCATTTTTGTCTCTCACAACATGGAAGAAGTGGCGTATTTAGCAAATAGAATTTACGTTTTAGCAGAAGGAAGAAATCTGATTGAAGGAACACCGGGAAACATTTTCGGTAATTCTGAAATCCTGGCAAAACATCATATTGGAGCACCGCAAACTGTGGAGATTCTGGCGCAGCTAAAAGATCGGGGATATACTGTCAATCTTAATGCATATGAAATAGAGGCTGCAGCAAAAGAACTGGTTTCTGTCATCCAGTCAAATAGGAGGTGA
- a CDS encoding energy-coupling factor transporter transmembrane protein EcfT → MAGFEFELTRNITIGQYLPTGSLIHRMDPRMKLLAFTILVIAMAICDTYGGNIIALAFACYLFYISRIPISYGLSGVKPAVPFILILAVLQLLFYSEIASGGTVFVDYGFILITSDSVRLVIVSALRFIEIIFLSSVLTLSTSTTQITHGIESLLRPLKHVKFPVHEFALIITIAIRFVPTFAMEMEKMMKAQASRGAEFGTGAWWRIIQRTKDVFPIIIPLFNVAMARAEDLVLAMESRCYTPGSERSIYTKYKAQSRDYSALLFCILFTILLLAFPFPY, encoded by the coding sequence ATGGCTGGTTTTGAATTCGAGTTGACCCGGAATATTACCATAGGGCAGTATTTGCCGACAGGTTCACTCATTCATCGTATGGATCCCCGGATGAAGCTCTTAGCATTTACCATCCTTGTCATTGCAATGGCTATTTGTGACACATATGGGGGAAACATAATCGCGCTTGCTTTTGCATGTTATTTATTTTATATATCACGTATTCCAATTAGCTATGGTTTGTCAGGAGTCAAACCGGCTGTACCTTTCATTTTAATATTAGCGGTATTGCAGCTGTTATTCTATAGCGAAATTGCTTCAGGCGGAACGGTTTTTGTCGATTATGGATTTATTCTAATTACTAGTGACAGCGTTCGTCTGGTAATCGTTTCAGCCCTTCGTTTTATAGAAATCATTTTTTTAAGCAGTGTTTTAACCTTAAGCACTTCAACCACTCAAATTACACATGGGATCGAAAGTCTGTTAAGACCTTTAAAGCATGTTAAGTTTCCGGTTCATGAATTTGCTTTAATCATTACGATTGCGATTCGCTTTGTTCCTACATTTGCAATGGAAATGGAAAAAATGATGAAAGCTCAAGCCTCTAGAGGTGCAGAATTTGGCACAGGAGCATGGTGGAGAATTATCCAGCGAACCAAGGATGTATTTCCGATTATCATTCCACTATTCAATGTTGCGATGGCGAGAGCTGAAGATTTAGTGCTTGCGATGGAATCCAGATGCTATACCCCGGGGAGTGAACGGTCAATTTATACAAAGTATAAAGCTCAAAGCAGGGATTATAGTGCACTTCTTTTCTGTATTCTGTTTACTATTCTATTATTGGCATTTCCATTTCCCTATTAG
- a CDS encoding ECF transporter S component has product MEKGLTTRKIVIAGVLGAVAILLGVTRLGFIPVPTAAGNATIMHVPAIIGGVMQGPFVGLVIGLIFGVSSFLDATIPLFKDPLVAILPRLFIGVTAYLSYISLKRVNEYAAIGVAGFVGAFTNTLLVLTMAVIRGYIAPGVAVTIAVTNGIPEAIVSVIITLAVVVAWKKLDHSGNKKSKISGEM; this is encoded by the coding sequence ATGGAAAAAGGTCTAACCACTAGAAAGATTGTCATTGCTGGAGTATTAGGAGCAGTAGCTATTTTGCTTGGTGTCACCCGATTAGGTTTTATTCCTGTTCCAACTGCAGCAGGAAACGCTACCATCATGCATGTCCCGGCAATCATCGGAGGAGTCATGCAAGGCCCGTTTGTTGGACTGGTCATTGGACTGATCTTCGGTGTGTCTTCGTTCCTTGATGCAACCATTCCGTTATTTAAAGACCCGCTGGTTGCTATACTGCCGCGATTATTTATTGGAGTAACAGCCTATTTATCTTACATTTCCTTGAAGAGAGTCAACGAGTATGCCGCTATTGGGGTGGCGGGATTTGTAGGAGCGTTTACCAATACGCTGCTTGTTTTGACAATGGCGGTCATTAGAGGATATATTGCTCCAGGTGTCGCGGTTACGATTGCTGTAACAAACGGAATACCGGAAGCAATTGTTTCCGTGATCATTACGCTGGCAGTGGTTGTCGCATGGAAAAAGCTGGACCATAGCGGAAACAAGAAATCAAAGATTTCTGGAGAAATGTAG
- a CDS encoding P1 family peptidase encodes MERFHNITDVPGVKVGNEEDNLGYTGCTVLLLEKGAVCGVDVRGSAPGTRETDLLNPVNLIDRVHSICLAGGSAYGLDAASGVMQFLEKKGIGLDVGAGVVPIVPSAVLFDLPAGDPSVRPDQKMGYKAASNAKRGYFPLGNSGAGCGATVGKVAGHHRAMKGGLGSASKVFPNGLVVGAIVAVNAMGEIRNPENGEVIAGARDDQGKIKSSLEWMLEQPAIPLKPGTNTTIGVVACNAKLTKSQASKVASMAHNGLARTIYPVHTMFDGDTIFSLSTGDMSASVDLIGTIAADILAEAVILAVQNAEGIEGFPSSKEVNESH; translated from the coding sequence GTGGAACGATTTCATAACATAACAGACGTTCCTGGCGTTAAAGTCGGGAATGAAGAGGACAATTTAGGTTATACGGGCTGTACCGTTTTATTGTTGGAGAAAGGTGCTGTATGCGGTGTAGATGTAAGAGGTTCAGCTCCTGGAACAAGGGAAACCGATTTATTAAATCCAGTGAACCTTATAGACCGGGTTCACAGTATCTGCCTGGCGGGAGGAAGTGCCTATGGTCTTGATGCAGCAAGTGGTGTTATGCAGTTTTTGGAAAAGAAAGGTATTGGACTGGATGTGGGTGCAGGAGTTGTTCCGATTGTACCGTCAGCTGTCCTGTTTGATTTACCCGCAGGGGACCCTTCAGTTCGTCCAGATCAGAAAATGGGTTATAAGGCTGCATCAAACGCAAAAAGAGGATATTTCCCGTTAGGTAATTCAGGAGCGGGCTGCGGGGCCACGGTTGGAAAAGTGGCTGGCCACCATCGGGCTATGAAAGGCGGGCTTGGTTCCGCGTCTAAAGTTTTTCCAAATGGTTTAGTTGTAGGAGCCATTGTTGCAGTAAATGCAATGGGGGAAATTCGAAATCCCGAAAATGGAGAAGTGATTGCCGGTGCCAGAGATGATCAGGGGAAAATAAAGAGCAGTTTAGAATGGATGCTAGAACAGCCTGCCATTCCCCTAAAGCCTGGTACCAATACAACAATAGGGGTTGTCGCTTGCAATGCGAAGTTAACTAAATCACAGGCCTCTAAGGTAGCGTCCATGGCACATAATGGATTAGCCAGAACCATTTATCCTGTGCATACGATGTTTGATGGAGACACGATCTTTTCTTTGAGTACAGGGGATATGAGTGCATCAGTTGACCTGATTGGGACAATTGCTGCTGACATTTTGGCAGAAGCAGTCATCCTGGCTGTTCAGAATGCTGAAGGAATTGAAGGCTTTCCATCAAGTAAAGAAGTCAATGAATCTCATTAA